One window of Bos indicus isolate NIAB-ARS_2022 breed Sahiwal x Tharparkar chromosome 18, NIAB-ARS_B.indTharparkar_mat_pri_1.0, whole genome shotgun sequence genomic DNA carries:
- the BBS2 gene encoding BBSome complex member BBS2, with protein sequence MLQPVFTLKLRHKISPRMVAVGRYDGTHPCLAAATQAGKVFIHNPHSRSQHLGAPRVLQSPLESDVSLLNINQTVSCLTAGVLNPELGYDALLVGTQTNLLAYDVYNNSDLFYREATDGASAIVLGTLGDITSPLAIIGGNCALQGFNHEGNDLFWTVTGDNVHSLALCDFDGDGKKELLVGSEDFDIRVFKEDEIVAEMSETEIITSLCPMYGSRFGYALSNGTVGVYDKTARYWRIKSKNQAMSIHAFDLNSDGVCELITGWSNGKVDARSDRTGEVIFKDNFSSAIAGVVEGDYRMEGCQQLICCSVDGEIRGYLPGTAEMRGNLMDISVEQDLIRELSQKKQNLLLELRNYEENAKAELSSPLNEADGHRGVIPANTKLHTALSVSLGSEAQAAHAELCISTSNDTIIRAVLIFAEGVFAGESHVVHPSVHHLSSSVRIPITPPKDIPVDLHLKTFVGYRSSTQFHVFELTRQLPRFSMYALTSPDPASEPLSYVNFIIAERAQRVVMWLNQNFLLPEDTNIQNAPFQVCFTSLRNGGQLYIKIKLSGEITVNTDDIDLAGDIIQSMASFFAIEDLQVEADFPVYFEELRKVLVKVDEYHSVHQKLSADMADNSNLIRSLLVRAEDARLMRDMKTMKNRYMELYDLNKDLLNGYKIRCNNHTELLGSLKAVNQAIQRAGHLRVGKPKNQVITACRDAIRSNNINMLFRIMRVGTASS encoded by the exons ATGCTGCAGCCCGTGTTCACCCTGAAACTACGCCACAAAATCAGCCCCCGCATGGTGGCCGTAGGGCGCTACGACGGGACTCACCCGTGCCTGGCGGCCGCTACCCAAGCGGGCAAG gtttttattCACAACCCTCATTCACGGAGCCAGCATCTCGGCGCACCCAGGGTCCTCCAGAGCCCCCTGGAGTCTGATGTTTCACTTCTTAACATTAACCAGACAGTCAGCTGCCTGACTGCAGGAGTACTGAACCCTGAACTTGGCTATGATGCTCTTTTAGTGGGAACACAGACCAATCTGTTGGCTTATGATGTCTACAATAATTCAGATTTATTCTACAGAGAGGCAA CAGATGGGGCCAGTGCAATTGTGCTGGGGACATTGGGAGACATTACCTCTCCTCTTGCAATTATTGGTGGAAATTGTGCTCTGCAGGGTTTCAATCATGAAGGAAATGATCTCTTTTGGACG GTGACTGGAGATAACGTTCACTCCTTGGCCTTGTGTGACTTTGATGGTGATGGGAAGAAAGAG CTTCTTGTTGGATCTGAGGATTTTGATATCCGAGTTTTCAAAGAAGATGAGATTGTGGCAGAAATGTCAGAAACAGAG ATCATCACCTCTCTTTGCCCCATGTATGGCAGTCGATTTGGTTATGCCCTTTCCAATGGCACCGTTGGAGTTTATGACAAAACAGCCCGATACTGGAGAATTAAA TCCAAAAATCAAGCCATGAGTATTCATGCTTTTGACCTTAACTCTGATGGAGTGTGTGAACTGATAACTGGTTGGTCCAATGGGAAG GTCGATGCTCGAAGTGACCGGACTGGGGAGGTCATCTTTAAGGACAACTTTTCATCTGCGATTGCTGGTGTGGTGGAGGGAGATTACCGGATGGAGGGCTGTCAACAGTTAATCTGCTGCTCGGTGGATGGAGAAA TCCGAGGCTACCTGCCGGGCACGGCTGAGATGAGAGGCAACCTCATGGACATCAGCGTAGAGCAGGACCTGATCCGAGAGCTGAGTCAGAAAAAACAGAACCTGTTGCTGGAGCTCCGCAACTATGAGGAAAACGCCAAG GCTGAGCTGAGCAGTCCACTGAACGAGGCTGATGGGCATCGGGGCGTGATCCCGGCCAACACCAAGCTCCACACCGCCCTCTCCGTCAGCCTGGGGAGCGAGGCGCAGGCCGCCCATGCCGAGCTGTGCATTTCCACCTCTAATG ACACCATCATCCGAGCAGTGTTGATTTTTGCGGAGGGCGTTTTTGCGGGTGAAAGCCACGTGGTGCACCCCAGTGTCCACCACCTCTCCAGCTCCGTCCGCATCCCCATCACACCTCCCAAGGACATCCCCGTGGACCTGCACTTGAAAACCTTCGTGGGCTACAGGAGCAG CACCCAGTTTCACGTGTTTGAGCTGACAAGACAGCTACCCCGATTCTCCATGTATGCGCTCACCAGCCCGGACCCTGCCAGTGAGCCCCTCAGTTACGTCAACTTTATCATCGCAGAACGGGCCCAGAGG GTTGTTATGTGGCTCAACCAGAACTTTCTGTTACCAGAGGATACTAACATTCAGAACGCTCCATTTCAAGTGTGTTTCACATCCCTACGAAATGGTGGCCAGCTGTATATAAAGATAAAACTTAGTGGAGAG ATCACTGTAAATACTGATGATATCGATTTGGCTGGTGATATCATCCAGTCGATGGCATCGTTTTTCGCTATTGAAGACCTTCAGGTCGAAGCCGATTTCCCTGTCTACTTTGAAGAATTACGAAAGGTGCTAGTTAAG GTGGATGAATACCACTCAGTGCATCAAAAGCTCAGTGCTGACATGGCTGATAACTCTAACCTGATCCGTAGTTTGCTGGTCCGAGCTGAAGATGCCCGTCTGATGAGGGACAT GAAAACGATGAAGAATCGCTATATGGAACTCTATGACCTTAATAAAGACTTGCTCAATGGATATAAAATTCGCTGTAACAATCACACAGAACTGTTGGGAAGCCTCAAAGCGGTAAATCAAGCCATTCAAAGAGCAGGTCATCTGCGTG TTGGAAAACCAAAGAACCAGGTGATCACTGCTTGTCGGGACGCGATTCGAAGCAACAACATCAACATGCTGTTCCGAATCATGCGGGTGGGGACAGCTTCTTCTTAG